Proteins encoded in a region of the Pelmatolapia mariae isolate MD_Pm_ZW linkage group LG16_19, Pm_UMD_F_2, whole genome shotgun sequence genome:
- the rhd gene encoding rh blood group, D antigen, producing MPPQYAPSLRSRLAPLLLFLQTGFIIIFAFYTEIERNGNADDFSKCYPEFQDVNVIVILGFGFLGTFLVRHGFSGSGFNLLVAAMATQWALILNGVESLYYRGRLRIDLRSLIVAEMCTASALISIGAVLGKTNPVHLILIGLLEVSGFILNKWLLQLILNTQPLISIMMLHIFGSLFGLMLTGTLYRKGSERRFEKEKFDTKMGLFSMLGTVFLWMFWPSFNSVLVDDQTPGRKLGAVCSTYLALAVSAVTAAAVSVLSNPKGKLNLIHLQSCILAGGVAVGVSMSAVRHPWEAMIIGFAAAIISSIGFQYLKIHMLLAFQCHDTCAILSSHALPGVLGWLAHLVLQIKDSDDHTVAIRFAVFHICSLLITIALSVTLGILTGLLIRLKFWRPPQYKNCFDDQAFWEFSHLAVRK from the exons ATGCCTCCTCAGTACGCACCAAGCCTGCGCTCTCGTCTGGCACCCTTGCTGCTTTTCCTGCAGACTGGGTTTATCATCATATTTGCTTTTTACACTGAAATCGAAAGAAATGGAAACGCTGATGACTTCAGCAAATGTTACCCAg agTTCCAGGATGTGAATGTGATAGTGATTCTAGGCTTTGGCTTTTTGGGCACTTTTCTAGTGCGGCATGGTTTCAGTGGCTCTGGGTTCAACCTCCTTGTGGCTGCCATGGCCACCCAGTGGGCCCTCATACTGAACGGTGTGGAGTCCTTGTACTACAGGGGAAGGCTCAGGATAGATCTGAGAAG CTTGATAGTTGCTGAGATGTGCACTGCCTCAGCCCTCATTTCAATTGGAGCTGTGCTGGGGAAGACCAACCCAGTCCACCTCATCCTTATTGGACTGCTCGAGGTGTCAGGGTTCATCCTAAACAAATGGCTTCTGCAGTTAATCCTGAAC ACCCAGCCTCTGATCAGCATCATGATGCTTCACATCTTTGGGTCCTTGTTTGGACTCATGCTGACAGGGACACTTTACCGTAAAGGCTCAGAGCGGCGATTTGAAAAGGAGAAATTTGACACAAAGATGGGATTGTTCTCCATGTTAG GGACTGTTTTCCTCTGGATGTTTTGGCCCAGTTTTAACTCTGTCCTCGTGGATGATCAGACTCCTGGGAGGAAGCTGGGAGCCGTGTGCAGCACCTACCTGGCCCTGGCCGTTAGTGCTGTGACAGCAGCTGCGGTGTCTGTGCTCTCCAACCCCAAGGGAAAACTAAACCTG ATCCACCTGCAGTCCTGCATCCTCGCTGGTGGCGTCGCTGTCGGCGTCTCCATGTCAGCAGTTCGTCATCCTTGGGAAGCCATGATAATCGGCTTTGCTGCTGCCATAATATCATCCATTGGATTCCAGTATCTTAAG ATCCACATGCTGCTGGCATTCCAGTGCCATGACACATGCGCTATCTTAAGCAGTCATGCACTTCCTGGTGTACTGGGATGGCTAGCGCATCTTGTCCTGCAGATCAAAGACTCAGATGATCACACAGT AGCAATCCGGTTTGCTGTATTTCACATCTGTAGTCTCCTCATCACCATCGCTCTGAGTGTGACGCTGGGAATCCTTACAG GGCTCCTTATCAGGTTGAAGTTTTGGAGACCGCCCCAATACAAGAATTGCTTTGATGATCAAGCCTTCTGGGAG ttttctcATCTCGCTGTGCGCAAATAA
- the tmem50a gene encoding transmembrane protein 50A, whose protein sequence is MSGFLDGIRCGDCECNVDWGERRNTIASIAAGVLFFTGWWIIIDAAVKYPAEDEFHHAYHTCGVIATVAFLMINAVSNGQVRGDSYSEGCMGQTGARVWLFIGFMLAFGSLIASMWILFGGFVVPQKPTVYPGIAVFFQNAFIFFGGLVFKFGRTEDLWQ, encoded by the exons ATGTCAGGATTTCTGGACGGGATCCGGTGCggagactgtgagtgtaatgtgGACTGGGGAGAGCGAAGAAACACAATTGCCTCTATAGCTGCTGGAGTCCTG tttttcaccGGCTGGTGGATCATCATTGATGCAGCAGTGAAATACCCAGCAGAGGATGAATTTCATCATGCATATCACACCTGTGGAGTCATCGCTACTGTGGCCTTTCTCAT gATAAATGCTGTTTCAAATGGCCAAGTGAGAGGAGACAGCTACAGCGAAGGCTGCATGGGACAGACAG GTGCTCGAGTGTGGCTCTTTATCGGCTTCATGCTGGCTTTTGGCTCCCTCATCGCCTCCATGTGGATTCTCTTTGGAGGATTTGTAGTGCCCC AGAAGCCCACTGTGTACCCTGGAATTGCTGTTTTCTTCCAAAATGCGTTCATTTTCTTCGG GGGTTTGGTGTTCAAGTTTGGTCGTACAGAGGATCTCTGGCAGTAA
- the mgst3b gene encoding microsomal glutathione S-transferase 3b: protein MDALTVLPSNFGYVIFTYLYSWIMVGYLAVKVGGARKKYNVKYPTMYSDKEQVFNCIQRAHQNTLEVYPQWLVFQTIAALVYPLSASVLGVIWVTSRFSYAWGYYTGDPAKRMNGAYGYIGYFGVIILSISVALQLLGFL from the exons ATGGACGCTCTCACCGTGCTGCCATCCAACTTCGGATATGTTATCTTCACGTACCTGTACAGCTGGATCATGGTGGGCTATTTGGCAGTTAAGGTTGGGGGAGCCAGAAAGAAGTACAACGTGAAA TATCCCACCATGTACAGCGACAAGGAGCAAGTCTTTAACTGCATCCAGAGAGCGCATCAGAACACCCTGGAAGTGTACCCTCAGTGGCTGGTTTTCCAGACCATCGCAGCTCTCGTTTACCCG CTGTCAGCATCTGTCTTGGGGGTTATTTGGGTGACCAGCAGGTTTTCCTATGCCTGGGGCTACTACACAGGAG ATCCAGCCAAGAGGATGAACGGTGCCTATGGCTACATTGGCTATTTCGGAGTCATCATTCTCTCCATATCTGTTGCCCTGCAGCTGCTCGGCTTCCTCTAA